In Arthrobacter citreus, a single genomic region encodes these proteins:
- a CDS encoding chromate transporter, protein MNLNHKNKKLNVFLELLIVSTKLGLTCFGGPIAHLGYFHKEYVRKRNWIDDKSYADLVALSQFLPGPASSQVGIGIGVLRAGIIGGIVSFIGFTLPSIIALILFALFLHDFNLNNSGLIHGLKLVAVPIVAQAILGMIKNLTSDLKRKAIALFAMMATLIWQTTFTQIAVILVSSTFGYFLYQDNESSDETTLISNISKRFSVICLVIFFMLLVLLPLINSFTSSKWISLFDSFYRAGSMVFGGGHVVLPLLEHEFVPTGWLSKETFLAGYGITQAVPGPLFTFAAYLGTIMKGWQGGLIATIAIFLPAFLLIFGTLPFWSSMRRNSNLRRALLGINAAVVGILISAFCNPIWSTSVLSIYDFVIVAVLFSMLVFMRLPPWIIVVVGAICGEILSRF, encoded by the coding sequence TTGAATCTTAACCATAAAAATAAGAAGTTAAATGTTTTTCTAGAATTATTGATTGTTTCTACTAAACTAGGTTTAACTTGTTTTGGAGGACCTATTGCTCATTTAGGTTATTTCCATAAAGAATATGTAAGAAAAAGAAATTGGATTGACGATAAAAGCTATGCAGACTTAGTAGCATTATCACAGTTTTTACCAGGACCGGCTAGCAGCCAAGTGGGAATTGGTATTGGTGTATTACGTGCAGGAATAATAGGAGGCATCGTTTCATTTATTGGATTTACATTACCTTCTATAATCGCACTTATTTTATTCGCATTATTTCTACACGACTTTAATCTAAACAATTCTGGATTAATTCACGGTTTAAAATTGGTTGCGGTCCCGATTGTCGCACAAGCTATTTTGGGGATGATAAAGAACTTAACTTCTGATTTAAAAAGGAAAGCAATTGCGTTATTTGCAATGATGGCTACATTAATTTGGCAAACAACTTTCACTCAAATTGCGGTCATTTTAGTTTCTTCAACCTTCGGATATTTCCTATATCAAGATAATGAAAGTAGTGATGAAACTACACTTATTTCAAATATCTCAAAAAGGTTTTCCGTGATTTGTTTAGTCATATTTTTTATGCTTTTAGTTCTATTACCATTAATTAATTCTTTTACATCTTCTAAATGGATATCTTTATTTGACAGTTTTTATAGGGCTGGATCAATGGTATTCGGAGGAGGGCATGTCGTTCTTCCTTTACTTGAACATGAGTTTGTCCCAACAGGGTGGCTAAGCAAAGAAACCTTTTTGGCGGGATATGGCATAACACAGGCTGTACCTGGGCCATTATTTACGTTTGCAGCCTATTTGGGAACTATTATGAAGGGTTGGCAAGGAGGATTAATCGCAACGATTGCCATCTTTTTACCTGCATTCCTACTTATTTTCGGTACACTACCTTTTTGGTCAAGTATGCGTCGCAATTCAAATTTAAGGCGAGCTCTATTAGGGATAAACGCTGCAGTAGTCGGGATTTTAATCTCCGCTTTTTGTAACCCAATATGGAGTACCTCAGTGTTATCCATTTATGATTTTGTGATTGTGGCTGTATTGTTTAGTATGTTGGTGTTTATGAGATTGCCGCCTTGGATTATTGTAGTTGTCGGAGCTATTTGTGGAGAAATTTTATCTAGATTCTAA
- a CDS encoding GerAB/ArcD/ProY family transporter: protein MNINSSTDRISNFQAIMFLTNFILGTGILVLPKVVTEKVKTPDSWISVILGGLLCILVVLLHVKLCQKYPNETFFQFNQKIVGKWIGLFLSLIVIFYYIVLSAFEVRTLVETIGIYILQGTPMWAIMIPFIWIGLYLVLGGINSLARMLEIIFPITAICLLLVIFLGIGIFEVDNLRPVLGMGVKPIRKGIITANSVFSGFEIILFIFMFMKEKKQAPKVVIIGLGIPIFFYTMTTIIVVGALSVDGVSLQTWPVLTYIRGYEIPGLFFERFDSLFIVIWIMQIFTTYTIGLFLSALGMTQILKKKSIRPFLFGIIPIIFIIASVPRNINEVFKMGGMQGNVAIYLFSILPILLLIISFIRGNIGAKI from the coding sequence ATGAATATTAATAGTTCAACTGATCGAATTAGCAATTTTCAAGCAATTATGTTTTTAACAAACTTTATTTTAGGAACTGGAATCTTAGTTCTTCCTAAAGTAGTAACAGAAAAAGTAAAAACTCCAGATTCGTGGATATCAGTCATTTTAGGTGGCTTATTATGTATTCTTGTCGTACTTTTACATGTTAAACTATGCCAAAAATACCCGAATGAAACGTTTTTTCAATTTAATCAAAAAATTGTTGGAAAATGGATAGGCTTATTTCTAAGCTTAATTGTAATTTTCTATTACATAGTGCTTTCAGCATTTGAAGTTCGAACCTTGGTTGAAACGATAGGAATATATATACTTCAAGGCACTCCAATGTGGGCTATTATGATACCATTTATTTGGATCGGTCTATACTTAGTACTTGGTGGCATTAATTCGTTGGCTCGAATGTTAGAGATTATATTTCCTATTACGGCTATCTGCTTACTATTAGTTATATTTTTAGGTATCGGTATATTCGAAGTTGATAATTTACGTCCTGTATTAGGGATGGGAGTAAAACCAATCCGTAAAGGAATAATAACTGCTAATTCAGTATTCTCTGGATTTGAAATTATTCTCTTTATATTTATGTTTATGAAAGAAAAAAAACAAGCACCCAAAGTCGTTATTATTGGACTTGGAATTCCTATTTTTTTCTATACAATGACTACAATTATAGTAGTTGGAGCACTTTCAGTAGACGGAGTATCGTTACAAACATGGCCAGTACTCACATATATTCGAGGTTATGAAATTCCAGGTCTTTTTTTTGAAAGGTTCGACTCTTTATTCATTGTAATTTGGATTATGCAAATATTTACTACGTATACAATTGGTCTTTTTCTATCCGCTTTAGGAATGACACAAATTTTGAAAAAAAAATCTATTCGACCTTTTCTTTTTGGTATAATTCCTATTATTTTTATCATTGCCAGTGTTCCTAGGAATATCAATGAGGTATTTAAAATGGGAGGAATGCAAGGAAATGTTGCTATTTATTTATTTAGTATACTTCCAATCTTACTACTAATCATCTCCTTTATAAGAGGAAATATAGGTGCGAAAATTTAA
- a CDS encoding glycerate kinase, producing the protein MKVVILPDSFKESLDAMNVAKAIHNGFQTVFPNAEYHLLPLADGGEGTVQALIASNGGTIETINVTGPLNEKVLAKIAFSKDHKTAFIEMAEACGLHLVPVEKRNPLQTTSFGVGELILHAIERGASELIIGVGGSSTNDGGIGMATALGYQFFDQNGEEVENNGEALLKVASISDRNKSPLLDKVNITIAADVINPLTGKNGATYIFGPQKGLLANQLAELDEAMGRFYQIAEQFLCKTVSEIPGSGAGGGMGAGLMLFANATIKKGIELVLEQLNVVEVCKDADIVIVGEGRMDGQTVFGKAPVGAAACAPPNAKVIAICGSIGNGIEELYKHGIDAIFPTIPAIMPIEDVMKNAFENVERTARNIAILLK; encoded by the coding sequence ATGAAAGTTGTAATCTTACCTGATTCTTTTAAAGAAAGCTTGGATGCAATGAATGTAGCGAAAGCCATCCATAACGGCTTTCAAACAGTTTTTCCGAATGCAGAGTATCACTTATTACCTCTAGCGGACGGAGGAGAGGGTACAGTTCAAGCTTTAATCGCTTCAAATGGAGGCACAATTGAAACGATTAATGTAACTGGCCCTCTTAATGAAAAGGTTCTAGCTAAAATTGCATTTTCAAAAGATCATAAAACAGCGTTCATTGAAATGGCTGAAGCATGCGGTTTACATCTTGTACCAGTTGAAAAACGCAATCCATTACAAACAACGTCATTTGGTGTCGGTGAATTAATCTTACATGCAATTGAGCGTGGAGCTTCTGAGCTTATTATTGGTGTTGGAGGAAGTTCAACAAATGATGGTGGGATTGGTATGGCAACCGCATTAGGTTATCAATTCTTCGATCAAAACGGTGAAGAAGTTGAAAATAATGGTGAAGCCTTACTAAAAGTAGCATCAATAAGTGATCGAAACAAATCACCACTTTTAGACAAAGTGAACATCACGATTGCCGCAGATGTTATTAATCCATTGACTGGTAAAAACGGAGCAACCTATATTTTTGGTCCACAAAAAGGACTTTTAGCTAATCAATTAGCTGAATTAGATGAGGCAATGGGACGTTTCTATCAGATTGCCGAACAATTTCTATGTAAAACTGTATCAGAAATACCTGGTAGTGGAGCAGGTGGAGGCATGGGTGCAGGTCTAATGTTATTCGCAAATGCTACCATAAAAAAAGGCATTGAACTTGTTCTTGAACAATTAAATGTGGTAGAAGTATGTAAGGATGCAGACATCGTAATCGTAGGTGAAGGCAGAATGGACGGCCAAACTGTATTTGGTAAAGCCCCTGTTGGAGCAGCTGCTTGTGCGCCTCCAAATGCGAAAGTGATTGCAATTTGTGGCAGCATTGGTAATGGAATAGAGGAACTGTATAAGCATGGGATAGATGCTATTTTTCCTACGATTCCTGCAATCATGCCGATTGAAGATGTTATGAAAAATGCATTTGAAAATGTTGAAAGAACGGCAAGGAATATTGCTATTCTATTAAAGTAA
- a CDS encoding glycoside hydrolase family 65 protein, giving the protein MNEVNVMNESQFDLQYINKYATIMALGNGYLGLRASHEEYYAEQTRGMYVAGIYNKSTQNDVTELVNLPDLVGMKIEINDEIFSVLSGEILSYNRNLNMQKGELTREIVWKNKDGNRFCIKFQRFVSKDNLHLLASKMNVISLDCDATIKVTTGIDAQTSNFGKQHLVEENIRVIDKKILHAVYKTTESNHMIALATSCNTPDTSDVSFVAKNRQLMAIIKQDVIVDQPFEFEKISSVYTSIDKSEEDPAQASIHAVQENSSAGYESLLESSSSMWEDFWKKKRVIISSKDETDQIALDFSLYHIEMMTPSHDERFSVGAKGLTGEGYKGHVFWDTEIFIAPFHLFTEPEVARKLLTYRYLHIKEAKEKAAKNGYAGALFPWESAFTGMEETPEYAAINILTGKRQKVASALAEHHIVADIAYAVCQYYENTFDEAFMECVGLELLKETARFWISRTTDENGVLSIKDVIGPDEYTEHINNNAYTNYMANYNVQQALKYMEKYNKIDEVLFESGKDFLKRIYLPRANEDKIIPQDDTFLTKPEIDLSIYKQKQGSQAILLDYSRQEVNEMQILKQADVVMLLYLFPSLFEADVVKMNLQYYEQHTIHDSSLSKAIHAIVASRCGDVENAYRFFQEACLIDLGSNPKSSDEGIHAASLGANWLATIFGFANITMEKNNLKINPNLPGNWDKLSFPFHFQGTNLEITITHESVTVTKQSGTEIEIEINGEVFHLKNQISTLF; this is encoded by the coding sequence ATGAATGAAGTAAATGTAATGAATGAAAGCCAATTTGACTTACAATATATAAATAAGTATGCAACGATCATGGCACTAGGGAATGGATATTTAGGTTTACGTGCAAGCCATGAAGAGTATTATGCTGAACAAACTCGCGGCATGTATGTAGCAGGAATATATAATAAATCTACGCAAAATGATGTGACAGAGTTAGTAAATTTACCAGATTTAGTTGGTATGAAAATTGAAATTAATGACGAAATTTTTTCTGTCCTTTCAGGGGAAATCCTTTCTTATAATCGTAATTTAAATATGCAAAAAGGTGAACTAACTAGAGAAATCGTATGGAAAAACAAAGATGGCAACCGTTTTTGTATAAAATTTCAACGATTTGTATCAAAAGATAACTTACATTTACTTGCATCTAAAATGAATGTAATCAGTTTAGACTGTGATGCAACGATTAAAGTAACAACTGGTATTGATGCGCAAACGTCAAATTTCGGAAAGCAACATTTAGTAGAAGAAAACATACGAGTGATTGATAAAAAAATATTACATGCTGTCTATAAAACGACTGAAAGTAATCACATGATTGCTTTAGCAACATCATGTAATACACCGGATACAAGTGATGTTTCATTTGTGGCTAAAAATCGTCAACTTATGGCTATTATAAAACAAGATGTAATCGTCGATCAGCCATTCGAATTTGAAAAAATTAGTTCGGTTTATACTTCAATTGATAAGTCAGAAGAAGATCCCGCGCAAGCTAGTATTCATGCAGTTCAAGAAAATAGCTCAGCAGGATACGAAAGTTTACTAGAAAGTTCATCTAGTATGTGGGAAGACTTTTGGAAAAAGAAGCGTGTAATCATTTCTTCAAAAGATGAGACCGATCAAATTGCATTAGATTTTTCTCTATATCATATCGAAATGATGACACCTTCACATGACGAACGTTTTAGTGTTGGCGCAAAAGGTTTAACAGGTGAAGGATATAAAGGACATGTTTTCTGGGATACGGAAATTTTTATTGCACCTTTTCATTTATTCACTGAACCAGAAGTTGCTAGAAAACTATTGACGTATCGATATCTTCATATAAAAGAAGCAAAAGAAAAAGCTGCTAAAAATGGTTATGCTGGTGCTCTGTTTCCTTGGGAAAGTGCGTTTACTGGTATGGAAGAAACTCCAGAATATGCAGCTATTAATATATTAACTGGTAAACGACAAAAGGTTGCCTCGGCTTTAGCTGAGCATCATATTGTAGCTGACATTGCCTATGCGGTATGTCAATACTATGAAAATACATTTGATGAAGCATTTATGGAGTGTGTTGGGCTAGAGCTACTAAAAGAAACAGCACGTTTTTGGATTAGTCGCACGACGGATGAAAATGGAGTACTCTCTATTAAAGATGTAATTGGTCCAGATGAATATACAGAACATATTAACAACAATGCTTATACAAATTACATGGCTAATTATAATGTACAGCAAGCATTAAAATATATGGAGAAGTATAATAAGATTGATGAGGTATTATTTGAAAGTGGAAAGGATTTTCTGAAAAGAATTTATTTACCACGAGCAAACGAAGATAAAATTATTCCTCAAGATGATACATTCTTAACGAAACCAGAGATTGATTTATCGATTTATAAACAAAAACAAGGTAGCCAGGCAATACTCCTAGATTATTCACGTCAAGAAGTGAATGAGATGCAGATTTTAAAACAGGCTGATGTAGTGATGTTACTATATTTATTCCCTTCTTTATTTGAAGCAGATGTAGTGAAAATGAATTTGCAATATTACGAGCAGCATACAATCCACGATTCATCCCTTAGTAAAGCAATACATGCAATTGTTGCTTCAAGATGTGGAGATGTAGAGAATGCTTACCGATTTTTCCAAGAAGCTTGTCTAATCGATTTAGGCTCAAATCCGAAGTCATCAGATGAAGGAATACATGCAGCATCTCTAGGTGCCAATTGGTTAGCAACGATCTTTGGTTTTGCAAACATTACGATGGAAAAGAATAATTTAAAAATCAATCCAAACTTACCTGGAAACTGGGACAAACTATCATTCCCGTTCCACTTTCAAGGTACAAATCTTGAAATTACGATTACACATGAATCCGTAACTGTGACAAAGCAATCTGGTACGGAAATTGAAATCGAAATTAATGGTGAAGTATTTCACTTGAAGAATCAAATTTCCACATTATTTTAA
- a CDS encoding Gfo/Idh/MocA family oxidoreductase, with product MKKKVAIIGGGQIAEKVHVAYYQTRSEIEIVAVVGINEEALKSFAERNHIPNYYTNAVEMYEKERPDIVSVCTPNKFHFENVMLALENNCDVFCEKPPAILAEDARKMHETALAKGLILAYDFHHRFADDVTILKEKIDQGLLGDVYFVKVKALRRNGIPGWGTFTNKEIQGGGPLIDLGIHMLDAALYVLDYPKVKKVTAKMFKKIGHKKNEGAFGKWDPSKFEVEDSLFSHIELENGCLIQLETSFALNIKEKSEMNVELCGDEAGASMFPAEIYTDEKGELVSLLKREEADPDRHTKSMAAFVNRCLGQNVMLADGKQGYAIQRLVEAIYQSAEKGESVSL from the coding sequence ATTAAAAAAAAGGTAGCTATTATCGGTGGGGGACAAATAGCTGAAAAAGTTCACGTTGCTTACTATCAAACTAGATCCGAAATCGAAATTGTTGCTGTTGTTGGTATAAATGAGGAAGCACTTAAAAGCTTTGCAGAACGTAATCATATTCCAAACTATTATACTAATGCAGTTGAAATGTACGAGAAAGAAAGACCGGATATCGTTAGCGTTTGCACACCTAATAAATTTCATTTTGAAAATGTCATGTTAGCATTAGAAAATAATTGCGATGTTTTTTGTGAAAAACCACCAGCAATTTTAGCCGAAGATGCTAGAAAGATGCATGAAACTGCTTTAGCAAAAGGACTAATCCTTGCATATGATTTTCACCACCGTTTTGCCGATGATGTAACGATTTTAAAAGAAAAAATTGATCAAGGTTTACTAGGTGATGTTTATTTTGTAAAAGTAAAAGCTTTAAGAAGAAATGGAATTCCAGGCTGGGGTACTTTCACAAATAAAGAAATCCAAGGTGGAGGTCCTCTAATCGACTTAGGTATTCATATGCTTGATGCGGCACTATATGTTTTGGATTACCCAAAAGTTAAAAAAGTTACTGCAAAAATGTTTAAGAAGATTGGTCATAAGAAAAATGAAGGTGCATTTGGCAAATGGGATCCATCAAAATTTGAAGTAGAAGATTCTTTATTTTCACATATCGAATTAGAGAATGGATGTTTAATTCAATTAGAAACATCTTTTGCATTAAATATAAAAGAAAAATCAGAAATGAATGTAGAACTTTGTGGAGATGAGGCTGGTGCTTCGATGTTTCCAGCGGAAATTTATACAGATGAAAAAGGAGAGCTTGTATCCCTTTTAAAAAGAGAAGAAGCTGATCCCGACCGTCATACAAAAAGTATGGCTGCCTTTGTTAATCGCTGCCTAGGGCAGAATGTTATGCTAGCAGATGGTAAACAAGGATATGCGATTCAACGACTTGTAGAAGCGATCTATCAATCAGCCGAAAAAGGTGAGAGTGTATCTTTATGA
- a CDS encoding sugar phosphate isomerase/epimerase, whose product MKIGTQNQAFFPENIKEKFNYLKEIGFEGFEIDGKYLVEHLDEVKEAIAETGLPVTTACGGYDGWIGDFIEERRLRGLAEIEEILKALKEVGGKGIVVPAAWGMFTFRLPPMSSPRSLDDDRKAVTDSLVFLDKVAGETGTTIYLEPLNRYQDHMINTLADARKYIEDNQFKHVKIIADFYHMNIEEDGISEALHTNRDLVEHVHIADNHRFQPGSGSLDFKKHFNQLKSDGYEGFLTFECRVRGNNLEDEYIKAFHHIKEALA is encoded by the coding sequence ATGAAAATCGGAACACAAAATCAAGCTTTTTTCCCAGAGAACATTAAAGAAAAGTTTAACTATTTAAAAGAAATAGGTTTTGAAGGTTTTGAAATTGATGGCAAATATTTAGTTGAACATTTAGACGAAGTGAAAGAAGCAATCGCAGAGACTGGATTGCCAGTAACAACAGCTTGCGGTGGTTATGATGGCTGGATAGGAGACTTTATTGAAGAACGTCGTTTAAGAGGGTTAGCTGAAATTGAAGAGATTTTAAAAGCATTAAAAGAAGTTGGCGGTAAAGGGATTGTAGTTCCTGCGGCATGGGGGATGTTTACATTCCGATTACCACCAATGTCTTCACCAAGAAGCTTAGACGATGATCGAAAAGCTGTAACCGATTCTCTAGTATTTCTAGATAAAGTAGCAGGTGAAACTGGAACTACAATTTACTTAGAACCTTTAAATCGTTATCAAGATCATATGATTAATACTTTAGCTGATGCACGCAAATATATTGAAGATAATCAGTTTAAACATGTCAAAATAATTGCTGATTTTTACCACATGAATATCGAGGAAGATGGTATATCAGAAGCACTTCACACTAATCGTGATTTAGTTGAACATGTACACATTGCAGATAATCATCGTTTCCAACCTGGCAGTGGTTCATTAGATTTTAAAAAGCATTTTAATCAATTAAAAAGTGATGGTTATGAAGGGTTTTTAACATTTGAGTGCCGTGTTCGTGGAAATAACTTAGAGGATGAATATATTAAAGCATTTCACCACATAAAAGAAGCTCTGGCTTGA
- a CDS encoding zinc-binding alcohol dehydrogenase — translation MKKLVAVEPRVAALVEYEDRQVKPNEVKIKVEFASPKHGTEVVDFRGLSPFIDEEFNDEWKMFMPREEGTARGIVFGEFQLGNMVVGSICEIGDEVTEYKLGDQVCTYGPIMETVIVNAVDNYKLRKMPEGSSWKNAVYYDPAQFAMSGVRDANVRAGDYVVVVGLGAIGQIAIQLAKKAGASIVIGVDPISHRCDIALKNGADYCFDPTACDLGYEIKKITNKLGADSIIETSGVSSALQAALRGIAYGGTISYIAFAKPFPEGFNLGREAHFNNAKIVFSRGSSEPNPDYPRWDRKRIENTCWELLMNGYLNCEDLIEPVVSFNEVAESYMEFVDQKPELSIKMGVQFNK, via the coding sequence ATGAAAAAGTTAGTAGCAGTTGAACCAAGAGTTGCAGCATTAGTTGAGTATGAAGATCGCCAAGTAAAACCAAATGAAGTGAAAATTAAAGTAGAATTTGCATCTCCAAAGCACGGCACAGAAGTTGTTGATTTTAGAGGACTTAGCCCATTTATTGATGAGGAGTTCAATGATGAGTGGAAAATGTTTATGCCACGTGAAGAAGGAACTGCTAGAGGAATTGTCTTCGGAGAATTTCAATTAGGAAACATGGTTGTCGGTAGCATTTGTGAAATTGGTGATGAAGTAACTGAGTATAAACTAGGAGATCAAGTTTGTACTTACGGCCCGATTATGGAAACTGTCATTGTGAATGCAGTAGATAACTATAAATTACGTAAAATGCCTGAAGGTTCTTCTTGGAAGAATGCAGTTTATTATGATCCAGCACAATTTGCGATGAGCGGAGTTAGAGATGCAAATGTTAGAGCTGGTGATTATGTAGTAGTTGTCGGTTTAGGAGCGATTGGACAAATCGCGATTCAATTAGCGAAAAAAGCTGGAGCGAGTATTGTAATCGGTGTAGATCCAATTAGTCACAGATGTGATATCGCTTTAAAAAATGGAGCGGACTATTGCTTTGATCCGACAGCATGCGATTTAGGATATGAAATTAAAAAAATTACAAATAAACTAGGTGCAGATTCAATTATTGAAACAAGTGGTGTTTCAAGTGCGCTGCAAGCAGCATTAAGAGGAATTGCATACGGTGGAACGATTTCTTATATTGCATTTGCTAAACCGTTCCCAGAAGGATTTAATCTTGGTCGAGAGGCACATTTTAACAATGCTAAAATCGTATTTTCAAGAGGCAGTAGTGAGCCAAACCCTGACTACCCTCGTTGGGATCGTAAACGAATCGAAAATACTTGTTGGGAATTATTAATGAACGGTTATTTAAACTGTGAAGATTTAATAGAGCCAGTTGTTTCATTTAATGAAGTAGCGGAATCATATATGGAATTTGTAGACCAAAAGCCAGAGCTAAGTATTAAGATGGGTGTTCAATTTAATAAGTAA
- a CDS encoding carbohydrate ABC transporter permease, which translates to MAAVSSKRNKIIKKTGFYVVLILLLGIMLFPFFIMLMTSLKSSKEAIATHPTILPHEWTFQHYIDIFNPTIFPYLNYFKNSLIVSLIAAALSVVLGILGAYALSKLKFKGRVTINASFYTVYMFSGILLVVPLFKIISGFGLYDTKLALIITMIVQTLPTAIFMLKSYFDTIPEDLEEAAMIDGLSRIKIIIYIIIPLSISGIVSVFVYAFMIAWNDYLFASIFLSSSENFTLPIGLNTLFSTPDYVWGRMMAASLVTAIPVVIMYAISEHFIKGNLTEGGVKG; encoded by the coding sequence ATGGCAGCAGTAAGTAGTAAAAGAAACAAAATTATTAAGAAGACTGGATTTTACGTTGTACTAATCCTTCTTTTAGGAATCATGTTATTTCCATTCTTTATTATGCTAATGACGTCATTAAAAAGTTCAAAAGAAGCAATTGCAACACATCCAACAATCTTACCGCATGAATGGACTTTCCAGCATTATATCGATATTTTTAATCCGACAATATTCCCATATTTAAACTACTTTAAAAATAGTTTAATTGTTTCGCTAATCGCAGCTGCATTATCAGTTGTGCTAGGAATATTAGGAGCTTACGCTCTATCAAAACTTAAATTTAAAGGAAGAGTAACGATCAACGCTAGTTTTTACACTGTTTATATGTTTTCAGGGATTTTACTAGTAGTCCCTTTATTCAAAATCATTTCTGGCTTTGGGTTATATGACACAAAACTGGCATTAATTATTACGATGATCGTTCAAACCCTTCCAACAGCAATATTTATGTTAAAGAGTTATTTCGATACAATCCCAGAGGATTTAGAAGAAGCAGCTATGATTGATGGTTTAAGTCGAATAAAAATAATCATCTATATCATTATTCCATTGTCAATTTCGGGCATAGTATCAGTTTTCGTATATGCTTTCATGATTGCATGGAATGACTATTTATTTGCATCAATTTTCTTATCGAGTTCAGAAAACTTTACGTTACCGATTGGATTAAATACTTTATTTAGCACGCCAGATTATGTATGGGGTCGTATGATGGCAGCCTCATTGGTTACAGCTATACCAGTAGTTATTATGTATGCAATATCAGAGCACTTTATTAAAGGCAATTTAACTGAAGGCGGAGTAAAAGGCTAA
- a CDS encoding sugar ABC transporter permease: MKPIVRKKSDIKLALALLLPSIFLLLLLVAYPMLSNIKISFFDQPINPRLPATFVGLSHYIDVIKDIEFYKSLGITILYTVLTVVGSTAVGLAVALFFNRPFKFRKTARSLIILSYVTPSISLVFAWKYMFNNTYGIINYLGTDVFHLFKTAPLWFDNPVSSFIVVVVFAIWKYFPYAFISFLAILQTVDKTLYEAAEIDGATLWQKFKVVTLPAIMPVLLTVVTLRFIWMFYMFTDVYLLTNKVNILGIYLYETAFAFNNLGKASAISVILFIILFIVIIVSRKKVNLNGSSK, from the coding sequence ATGAAACCGATTGTCCGGAAAAAATCTGATATAAAACTAGCGCTAGCATTACTATTACCAAGTATTTTCTTACTATTGTTACTAGTTGCTTATCCTATGTTGTCTAATATTAAAATAAGTTTTTTTGATCAACCAATTAACCCTAGATTACCAGCTACATTTGTTGGTCTTTCTCATTACATTGATGTTATTAAAGATATTGAGTTTTATAAATCTTTAGGTATTACGATTTTATATACAGTTTTAACTGTAGTTGGTAGTACAGCAGTTGGGCTTGCAGTAGCATTGTTCTTCAATCGCCCATTTAAGTTTCGAAAAACAGCTCGTTCTTTAATTATTCTATCTTATGTAACGCCATCTATTTCACTAGTTTTTGCTTGGAAATATATGTTCAATAACACATATGGGATTATTAATTACTTAGGTACAGATGTTTTCCATTTATTTAAAACTGCTCCGTTATGGTTTGATAATCCAGTTAGTAGTTTTATAGTCGTAGTTGTTTTCGCGATTTGGAAGTACTTCCCATATGCATTTATATCGTTCTTAGCAATTTTGCAAACGGTTGATAAAACATTATATGAAGCAGCTGAAATCGACGGGGCTACACTTTGGCAAAAATTTAAAGTTGTAACTTTACCTGCGATCATGCCGGTACTTCTAACTGTTGTAACTTTACGATTTATTTGGATGTTCTATATGTTTACAGATGTTTATTTATTAACAAACAAAGTAAATATTTTAGGTATTTATTTATATGAAACAGCGTTTGCTTTCAATAATTTAGGAAAAGCTTCAGCAATTTCCGTTATCTTATTCATTATCTTATTCATTGTTATTATCGTATCAAGAAAGAAGGTGAACTTAAATGGCAGCAGTAAGTAG